CGTATTCTAGACAAAAAAGCCTCCACCTGCAGCAGCTAGGATGCTTTTGCAGGTGGAGGCTTTTTCAATTAGATTCAGTAGGGGAATTCCCCCATGATAAAAGGGATCTTTTTGGGAAGGATTGATATCTTTGCCGGTGTTCCATCGTAGACTTCCCCGTCCATGTCTGCTTTCATCGGTTTGTCTGTTTCCACAGAGATTTCCTTTGCCTGCAGATGAATAATATCCGATTCCTCCAGATCCATATCCGTGGGTTCTTCCTGTGTAATCAAACTTTTAAATAGAGCAAATCCGGCATTCCGGATTACAAGGATATCCAAAAGGCCGTCATCTGCACAGATTTTCTTCAGCGGCACTCGGTTGGTTCCGATAAAACAGCCATTCGCTACTAATATCATGACGGCTTCATCCTCTAAAATCTGTCCATCGTACGTCAAGGTAAATGAAAAAGGACTGGCTTCTTTTACTGTTTGAATCGCACTGATATAATAGCTGATTTTTCCCAGCAGATTCTTTGATGAAGCGTTTATATTTTCGGATGTATCACTGATTAGGCCGATTCCCCAAAAATTCGAGAAATAGCGGTCATTTACACTTCCGATATCCATTTGGACTACCTTTCCGGATGCAGCGAGTTCTGCCGCTGCACCAAGATCCTGTGGAATCTTTAATAACCGGCTGAAGTCATTGCATGTCCCGCCGGGGAGCACCCCGACCACCGGTGGCGTTTCAAGTTCAGCTACCCCATTAATACATTCATGGACCGTCCCGTCCCCTCCCATAATGAAAAGGACATCATACCGGCTGCCGAACTCGCGGCAAATCCGCTCCCCATCTCCCGGCTCTTTCGTTTTCATCAGCGTTAATTCATCTAAATGCTCCGCTAATATTGGTACTGCCTGCTGCAGATTTTTGGCTAAATCCCGATTTCCTGCATTCCCATTGTAAATGAGTAATCCTTTTTTGAATTCTGGCATACTCGCTTCTCCTCTAAACTCTCGTTTTTATTACTGTTTCCGTTTTGCAGTATGCACAAACTTCAAATTAACGCTAAAAAGAAAGAACTGCTAATAGGTGCTTGCTGAATGGTGACTGAAAGGGGGCGGGTGCCTGGCTAAAAGTTGCCTGTCACCCCCCGACTTTTGTCAAATGGTGCTGTTATATGAATCATTCAGGCTTACGGGGTATAGCGGGAGCGGGGCTGTGGGCGCTGGCGCATAGACTGGGGTTTTTCGCGCATGAACACTATTTTTTGGCGCATTGACGCCATGTTTCCGCGCATAAGAGAAGACCGGCGACGCATAGACCGCCAGTTTCCGCGCATAGGGCTGGCGCACGAACCCAGATCCCCTCCATTTCCCTGTGCTTTCGCGCCTCCAGCATCCCTGATTGATACTTTTATAGCACTTTCTCCTATTTTCACCCTCCAAAATGAAGAATGGGATAGTCCAAATGAGGTTCTCCATCAAATTGTCTCTTTTTCTCTTTTTCCGCGGTGGGATTTCTATAGAAACTTGCACTCTTTTTTCATGGTATATAGCCGGTGGCGCATAGGGAACCGGTTCTGGCGCATGAGCAACGTTCTTTCGCGCATAGCCGGTGGATTCCGGCGCATAAGAGAAGCAAAGCGGCGCATAGACCGCCAGTTTCCGCGCATTAAGCGTTTGATCTAAGGGGAATCAGTGTGGTTATTGTGCTTTTTAAGACAGTTTCTTCCTCCATGAACACCTTATACTCGAAAAAAAGAAAAAACTGCCCGTTTGGATATGGGCAGCCATTATTATTATGCTGGATATTCTTCATCTTGATTGATTTTCATGATGGCATTATAAGCGAGCGCCATCCTTCCTTTGATGTAGGATTCGGGGTCATAGGATATATTCTCCCCTTTTACCTTTTTGATTTCCATATCCGCAAACATGCCGAGCGTCCTGCAGATGTGATCGAGCGCTTGCTTCAATACTTTTTCATCCTCATAGAACTGTCTGCTCATGCACATGTAGGAAATCTCGTCAGCCTGCCTTCTGATATCTTTCAGCGTCTCTAAATCAAACATGCTCTTATTCACCGGCCATCCCCCCTATTCTATGTATATCGCAAAAGGGGCAGAAATATGAAAAAACAGAGCTCCTAAGATTTCGGGCTCTGTCGAATGAATCAAGAATTCGGTTCAGCGAAGCTTGGGATTCGCTTCATCTCATCTAAAGATTTTCTTAATTCCAGTCTAGATTTTGTTTTTGAAATTTTCACACCGATTTTTCCAAGCTGGGAAATCACGCGTTTTACTTGATCATGATCTCTTTTCAAGAAAGACCACCTCTTCAATTTTGATGTCCAATGACATAGTTTTATTTTACCTAAAATACTAGACAATGAATATAGATATTTCCGACTTATTTCATGATTATCTCTTCCCTACTTTATTACGGGTTAAACGCTATAAGGTTTCAAATTTTTAAACTATTTTTTTAATAGGCTGAGATATCTTCTGTCACTATCATCCCAGATGAATATTAAATTTTTCTTAAAGCAGTCTAAATTTATTATAAATCCATCCCTTGGTATCTCTTAAACTTCCGGTCAAAGAATTGCTGAAGGCCGCTGCTGATGAGCGAAAATGTAAAAATAGTTACTGCAATGGCGATGACG
This region of Falsibacillus pallidus genomic DNA includes:
- a CDS encoding diacylglycerol/lipid kinase family protein, whose product is MPEFKKGLLIYNGNAGNRDLAKNLQQAVPILAEHLDELTLMKTKEPGDGERICREFGSRYDVLFIMGGDGTVHECINGVAELETPPVVGVLPGGTCNDFSRLLKIPQDLGAAAELAASGKVVQMDIGSVNDRYFSNFWGIGLISDTSENINASSKNLLGKISYYISAIQTVKEASPFSFTLTYDGQILEDEAVMILVANGCFIGTNRVPLKKICADDGLLDILVIRNAGFALFKSLITQEEPTDMDLEESDIIHLQAKEISVETDKPMKADMDGEVYDGTPAKISILPKKIPFIMGEFPY
- a CDS encoding Lmo0850 family protein → MKRDHDQVKRVISQLGKIGVKISKTKSRLELRKSLDEMKRIPSFAEPNS